A stretch of DNA from Streptomyces rubradiris:
TCCGGAGACCTTCCTGGCCGCCATCGACGAGCACCGCGTCACCGGCCTGTACGTGGCCCCGCCGATCGTCCTCGCCCTCGCCAAGCACCCGGCGGTCGGCCGCTACGACCTCTCCTGCCTGAAGTACGTCATCAGCGCCGCCGCCCCGCTGGACGCCCGGCTCGCCCGCGCCTGCTCCGAACGGCTCGGCCTGCCCCCGATCGGTCAGGCGTACGGCATGACGGAGCTGTCGCCCGGCACCCACGTCGTCCCCCTGGACCGGCTGCGCGAGGCCCCCGCCGGCACGGTCGGACGGCTCGTCGCCGGCACCGAGATGCGGATCGTCTCCCTGGACGACCCGCACCGCGACCTCGGCACCGGCGAGCCCGGCGAGATCCTGATCCGCGGCCCGCAGGTGATGAAGGGCTACCTGGGCCGCCCCGACGCCACCGCCGCCCTGATCGACCCCGACGGCTGGCTGCACACCGGGGACGTCGGACACGTCGACGCGGACGGCTGGCTGTTCGTCGTGGACCGGGTGAAGGAGCTCATCAAGTACAAGGGCTACCAGGTGGCCCCGGCCGAACTGGAGGCCCTGCTGCTCACCCACCCCGGCATCGCCGACGCCGCCGTGATCGGCGCCCGCGACGAGGAGGGCAACGAGATCCCGCACGCCTTCGTCGTCCGCCACCCCGGCGCCGACGGCCCGGCCGAGGACGAGGTCCTGGAGTTCGTCGCCGCACGGGTCGCCCCCTACAAACGCGTCCGCCGGGTCACCTTCACCGACACCGTCCCCCGCGCCGCCTCCGGCAAGATCCTGCGCCGGCAACTCAGGGAGTACACATGACCGGCCGGCAGCTCAGGGAGCGCGCATGACCGGCCGGCAGCTCAGGGAGCGCGCATGACCGGCCGGCAACTCACGGGAGCGCGCATGACCGGCCGGCGATTCAGGGAGTACACATGACCGACCCCACCGCGCCCATCGGCCGCACCCGCGCGCGTGCCGTGGAGACGCTCAGCCTCGACGCCACCGAGACCCGCAACCCCCTGTCCGCGGCCCTCGTCACCGGGCTCGCCGACGCCCTGGCCGACTGCGGTGAGGACCCCGGGGTGCGGGCCGTGGTCCTCACCCACACCGGCACGACGTTCTGCGCCGGCGCCGACCTGCGCGACCCGCCCGCCCCGGACGCCCTCGTGGCCCTGTTGCGGCGGATCGTGGAACTGCCCAAACCGGTGGTCGCCCGGGTCACCGGGCACGTCCGGGCCGGCGGCCTCGGCCTGCTCGCCGCCTGTGACATCGCCGTCGCCTCCGCCGCGGCCACCTTCGCCTTCACCGAGGTGCGCATCGGCGTCGCCCCCGCCGTGATCTCCCTGCCGGTGCTCCCGCGCGCCGACCCCCGCGCCCTGGCCCGCTACTACCTCACCGGCGAACGCTTCGGCCCGGCCGAGGCCGTGACGCTGGGCCTGCTGACGGCGGCGGCGGACGACGTGGACGACGCCCTCGCCCCCGTCCTGGACGGCCTGCGCCGGGCCTCCCCCGAGGCCCTGGCCGAGACGAAACGGCTGCTCACGGCTAGGGTGCTGGAGACATTCGACCGGGACGCGGCCGAGCTGACCGCGCTGACGGCCCGGCTGTTCTCCTCCGGCCACGCCCGGGAGGGGATGACGGCCTTCCTGGAAAGACGTGATGCGGCATGGGTGGTGTGAGGACGACCGAACGCGAGCGCGTTCCCAAGCAGGACCGCAGCCGGGCCACCCGGCAGCGGCTCCTGGAGGCCGCCGTGGCCTGCCTCGCCGAGCGCGGCTGGGCGGGCTCCACGGTCGCCGTCGTCGCCGAACGCGCCGGTGTCTCCCGGGGCGCCGCCCAGCACCACTTCCGTACCAGGGAAGACCTCTTCACCGCGGCCGTCGAGTACGTCTCCGAGGAGCGCTCGCTGGCGCTGCGCGCCCTGTTCCCGGACGGCCCCGCCGACCGCCGGGCCGTCGTGGCGGCCCTCGTCGACCTCTACACCGGCCCGCTCTTCCGCGCCGCCCTGCACCTGTGGGTCGCCGCCTCCGACGAGGAGCAGCTGCGCCCGCGGGTGACCGAGCTGGAGGCCCGGGTGGGCCGCGAGACCCACCGCATAGCCGTCGAACTCCTCGGCGCCGACGAGTCCCGCCCCGGCGTCCGCGAGACCGTCCAGGGCCTCCTCGACATGGCCCGCGGCCTGGGCCTGGCCAACCTCCTCACCGACGACACCGCCCGCCGCGAACGGGTCGTCGCCCAGTGGGCGGCCCTGCTGGACGACGCCCTGGGCTGAACCGTCCGTACGGCGGCACTCCTCACGCGGCGCGTTACCCTTGGCCCATGCTTCCGATGCTCGTCCGCCGCCGCCAC
This window harbors:
- a CDS encoding 4-coumarate--CoA ligase family protein translates to MFRSEYADVPPVELPIHDAVLGHAAGFGDQPALIDGTDGTTLTYEQVDRFHRRLAAVLAGTGVRKGDVLALHSPNTVAFPLAFYAATRAGATVTTAHPLATAEEFARQLRDSAARWIVTVSPLLQTARRAAELAGGVREILVCDSAPGHRSLTDLLATTAPEPRIAIDPAEDIAVLPYSSGTTGTPKGVMLTHRQIATNLAQLDSAVPAGPGDRVLAVLPFFHIYGLTALMNGPLRKGATVVVLPRFDPETFLAAIDEHRVTGLYVAPPIVLALAKHPAVGRYDLSCLKYVISAAAPLDARLARACSERLGLPPIGQAYGMTELSPGTHVVPLDRLREAPAGTVGRLVAGTEMRIVSLDDPHRDLGTGEPGEILIRGPQVMKGYLGRPDATAALIDPDGWLHTGDVGHVDADGWLFVVDRVKELIKYKGYQVAPAELEALLLTHPGIADAAVIGARDEEGNEIPHAFVVRHPGADGPAEDEVLEFVAARVAPYKRVRRVTFTDTVPRAASGKILRRQLREYT
- a CDS encoding enoyl-CoA hydratase family protein, with the protein product MTDPTAPIGRTRARAVETLSLDATETRNPLSAALVTGLADALADCGEDPGVRAVVLTHTGTTFCAGADLRDPPAPDALVALLRRIVELPKPVVARVTGHVRAGGLGLLAACDIAVASAAATFAFTEVRIGVAPAVISLPVLPRADPRALARYYLTGERFGPAEAVTLGLLTAAADDVDDALAPVLDGLRRASPEALAETKRLLTARVLETFDRDAAELTALTARLFSSGHAREGMTAFLERRDAAWVV
- a CDS encoding TetR/AcrR family transcriptional regulator; translation: MGGVRTTERERVPKQDRSRATRQRLLEAAVACLAERGWAGSTVAVVAERAGVSRGAAQHHFRTREDLFTAAVEYVSEERSLALRALFPDGPADRRAVVAALVDLYTGPLFRAALHLWVAASDEEQLRPRVTELEARVGRETHRIAVELLGADESRPGVRETVQGLLDMARGLGLANLLTDDTARRERVVAQWAALLDDALG